Proteins co-encoded in one Thermomicrobiales bacterium genomic window:
- a CDS encoding GNAT family N-acetyltransferase produces MNTEQRIESLETRRLILRPFVSDDAEQLTALLQDLEIHRWTGSIPYPYSIDDAHEFIGIRAKADEDGSTFGWAITLRDSGELIGSIGLHDVQPEAGRAELGYWLGEPYRGSGYTTEAARRVVSWSFEVLDLYRIQATFLPGNGASASVIRNIGMQEEGLMRGYGLKNGERIDLYIYSVLQIDPTWVATADQLA; encoded by the coding sequence ATGAACACTGAACAGCGAATCGAATCGCTTGAAACCCGGCGACTGATACTGCGTCCGTTCGTTTCGGACGACGCGGAGCAGCTCACGGCACTACTGCAAGATCTCGAGATTCATCGCTGGACAGGTTCGATCCCATACCCGTATTCGATCGATGATGCGCATGAGTTCATTGGAATCCGCGCGAAGGCCGATGAAGATGGAAGCACGTTCGGATGGGCAATCACGCTCAGGGACTCTGGTGAGCTCATTGGGTCGATTGGTTTGCACGATGTCCAACCAGAGGCCGGTCGCGCCGAGCTCGGGTATTGGCTGGGCGAGCCGTATCGCGGCAGCGGATACACCACCGAGGCCGCCCGCCGCGTTGTCTCCTGGTCGTTCGAGGTTCTCGACCTCTACCGGATCCAGGCCACCTTCTTGCCGGGAAACGGAGCCTCTGCGAGCGTGATTCGCAATATCGGGATGCAAGAAGAAGGTCTCATGCGGGGCTACGGACTCAAGAACGGCGAGCGCATCGATCTCTACATCTATTCGGTCCTCCAGATCGATCCGACGTGGGTCGCGACTGCCGACCAGTTGGCGTGA
- a CDS encoding 3-deoxy-7-phosphoheptulonate synthase produces MLVVMQSSATCKQIERVCEVAHGAGLEPAVYEGEPAQILLLGNPLSEVETVLRSLPGVATILVPSGSHMPITSNLRIKAIRPLIPPAILMEQLPLTHERATLVQQSRRAASRILNGEDDRLLVVVGPCSIHDAGAALDYAARLAEIAPALAHDLLIVLRVYFEKPRTTVGWKGLINDPRGDGSYAVNEGLRIARGLLLDVLDLGLPAGCEFLDPISPQFIADAVSWAAIGARTTESQVHRNLSSGLSMPVGFKNGTSGDIQIAIDAISAASWPHHFMSVTEEGLAAIVETRGNRDTHVILRGGRSGPNYDEGSVSAALDSLRAANLPARVMIDASHGNSNKDYRRQPLVAHEVAQQISAGEAGIIGLMLESFLVDGRQELDWSGDMTYGQSVTDSCMGWEMLLPVLDELAEAVRARRAAAG; encoded by the coding sequence ATGCTGGTGGTAATGCAGTCTTCCGCGACTTGCAAGCAGATCGAACGCGTCTGCGAGGTCGCGCACGGCGCCGGGCTGGAACCCGCAGTCTACGAGGGAGAGCCGGCCCAGATCCTCTTGCTCGGTAACCCGCTTTCCGAGGTCGAGACGGTGCTGCGCAGTCTCCCCGGGGTCGCGACCATCCTGGTTCCCAGCGGTTCGCATATGCCGATCACGAGCAATCTGCGCATCAAGGCGATTCGGCCGCTGATTCCGCCAGCCATTCTGATGGAGCAACTGCCGCTGACTCACGAGCGCGCAACGCTAGTGCAGCAGTCACGGCGCGCGGCCAGCCGCATCCTGAACGGCGAGGACGACCGTCTGCTGGTGGTGGTTGGACCGTGTTCGATTCACGATGCCGGAGCGGCGCTCGACTATGCGGCGCGGCTGGCGGAAATCGCCCCCGCGCTTGCGCATGACCTGTTGATCGTCCTGCGAGTTTACTTCGAGAAGCCGCGCACAACCGTCGGCTGGAAGGGCCTGATCAACGATCCCCGTGGAGACGGTAGCTATGCGGTGAACGAGGGTTTGCGCATCGCGAGGGGTCTTCTGCTGGACGTGCTCGATCTTGGACTGCCGGCCGGCTGCGAGTTTCTCGATCCGATCTCGCCGCAGTTCATTGCCGATGCGGTGAGCTGGGCGGCCATCGGTGCACGAACGACGGAAAGCCAGGTGCATCGGAACCTCTCGTCCGGCTTGTCCATGCCCGTCGGATTCAAGAACGGCACGAGCGGTGACATTCAGATCGCGATCGACGCGATCTCCGCTGCGTCATGGCCGCATCACTTCATGAGCGTGACGGAAGAAGGATTGGCGGCGATCGTGGAGACACGCGGCAACCGCGACACCCATGTCATTCTGCGTGGTGGCCGGTCGGGTCCGAACTACGACGAAGGGAGCGTCAGCGCGGCGCTCGATTCGCTTCGGGCTGCCAACCTGCCAGCGCGTGTCATGATCGATGCGAGTCACGGCAACAGCAACAAGGACTACCGCCGACAGCCATTGGTCGCACATGAAGTCGCCCAGCAGATCAGCGCGGGAGAAGCGGGCATCATCGGCCTGATGCTGGAGAGCTTCCTGGTCGATGGGCGGCAGGAGCTCGATTGGTCGGGCGACATGACCTACGGGCAGAGCGTTACCGATAGCTGCATGGGCTGGGAGATGTTGCTCCCTGTCCTCGACGAACTTGCCGAAGCAGTGCGCGCACGCCGCGCTGCAGCTGGCTGA
- the iolD gene encoding 3D-(3,5/4)-trihydroxycyclohexane-1,2-dione acylhydrolase (decyclizing), translated as MKTVRLTTAQALVRFLSNQYIERDGHEQRMFAGMFGIFGHGNVSGIGQALEEVGEDLTYYRPQNEQAMVHTSIAYARMKNRLQMMACTSSVGPGALNMVTGAATATVNRLPVLLLPGDTFANRVPHPVLQQLEYPLGQDVSVNDCFRPVSRYFDRIQRPEQLLSSGPEAMRVLADPAETGAVTLAFPEDTQTEAFDVPASFLEKRVHRVVRQIAPESELRYAAALIGASERPLIVAGGGVIYSEATSSLAHFADEFGIPVVTTQAGNGSMPWNHPWYAGPVGSNGGLAANRLAAGADLVIAIGTRLSDFTTASHTAFQNPELRILSINVNAMDANKAGSFPLVCDAWEALLGLTPMLQAQKFRTSAAYGDVVETLARDWNAAVDAQRAGMAGVSLTQAQAIGIVNQATEPTDVVVCAAGGMPGDLLKLWRPLDPKGYHVEYGFSCMGYEIAGGLGVKMADPEREVFVMVGDGSYLMMNTELVTSLAEGRKINLVVVDNSGFQCIRGLQMSCGSPSFGNELRYRNPATNRLDGDLVPIDFAANGASLGAAAFSANSPAELESALEAARNETRSTVIHVRVDKDIRVPGFDSWWDVPIAETSNQPGVKDALAAYDEAREKQRFLY; from the coding sequence ATGAAGACTGTTCGACTCACGACAGCACAGGCGCTGGTGCGCTTTCTGTCCAACCAATACATCGAGCGAGACGGCCACGAGCAACGAATGTTCGCCGGCATGTTCGGCATCTTCGGCCATGGCAACGTCTCCGGCATCGGTCAGGCTCTGGAAGAGGTCGGGGAAGACCTCACCTACTATCGCCCGCAGAACGAGCAAGCGATGGTCCATACCTCCATCGCATACGCGCGCATGAAAAATCGCCTGCAGATGATGGCCTGCACATCGTCGGTTGGCCCGGGCGCTCTCAACATGGTGACCGGCGCGGCCACCGCAACGGTCAACCGCTTGCCGGTGTTATTGCTGCCAGGTGACACGTTCGCGAACCGCGTGCCCCATCCCGTCCTGCAACAGCTCGAGTATCCGCTCGGTCAGGACGTTTCGGTCAACGATTGCTTCCGCCCGGTGTCGAGGTACTTCGATCGGATTCAGCGGCCAGAGCAGCTGTTGTCCAGCGGACCTGAGGCGATGCGGGTGCTCGCTGATCCGGCCGAAACCGGTGCGGTCACCCTCGCATTTCCAGAGGATACCCAGACGGAAGCATTCGATGTGCCTGCGTCCTTCCTCGAGAAACGAGTGCATCGGGTCGTGCGGCAGATCGCGCCCGAGTCGGAACTGAGGTATGCCGCCGCGCTCATTGGCGCGTCCGAGCGTCCGCTGATCGTGGCCGGCGGCGGGGTCATCTACAGTGAAGCGACATCGTCGCTCGCCCACTTCGCAGATGAGTTCGGGATACCGGTTGTCACGACACAGGCTGGCAACGGTTCGATGCCGTGGAACCACCCATGGTACGCAGGACCGGTTGGCTCCAACGGCGGTCTTGCAGCCAATCGGCTCGCTGCCGGCGCCGATCTTGTCATCGCAATCGGCACGCGGCTGTCGGACTTTACGACCGCCTCGCATACTGCCTTCCAGAACCCCGAATTGCGGATCCTGAGCATCAATGTCAACGCGATGGACGCCAACAAGGCTGGTTCGTTCCCCCTGGTCTGCGACGCCTGGGAGGCGCTGCTCGGGCTGACCCCCATGCTCCAGGCGCAGAAGTTCCGCACCAGCGCGGCATATGGCGACGTGGTGGAGACCCTTGCTCGCGACTGGAATGCCGCTGTCGACGCGCAACGCGCCGGGATGGCCGGCGTCTCCCTCACACAAGCGCAAGCAATCGGGATCGTGAACCAGGCGACGGAGCCAACCGATGTCGTCGTTTGCGCCGCTGGCGGCATGCCTGGCGATCTGCTCAAGCTTTGGCGTCCACTCGACCCCAAGGGGTATCACGTCGAGTATGGCTTCTCCTGCATGGGATACGAGATAGCGGGTGGCCTGGGCGTCAAGATGGCCGATCCGGAGCGTGAGGTCTTTGTGATGGTGGGCGACGGCAGCTACCTCATGATGAACACCGAGTTGGTGACCTCGCTTGCCGAAGGGCGCAAGATCAACCTCGTCGTGGTCGACAATTCAGGCTTCCAGTGCATTCGCGGACTGCAAATGTCCTGCGGATCGCCGTCTTTTGGCAACGAATTGCGCTACCGCAACCCGGCCACCAACCGGCTCGATGGCGATCTCGTCCCGATCGACTTCGCGGCCAATGGCGCGAGCCTGGGAGCCGCCGCATTCTCGGCAAACAGCCCGGCCGAACTGGAATCGGCGCTCGAAGCAGCCCGGAACGAAACCCGCAGCACGGTCATCCATGTGCGCGTCGACAAGGACATCAGGGTGCCAGGATTCGACAGTTGGTGGGATGTTCCGATTGCGGAGACGTCGAATCAGCCAGGCGTCAAGGACGCGCTCGCGGCATACGATGAAGCACGGGAAAAGCAACGCTTCCTCTATTGA
- a CDS encoding alpha-N-arabinofuranosidase — MQEAMIRAYLDEPVASIDPRIYSGFIEHLGRGIYGGIYEPSHPTADAHGFRGDVVEALRSLNMPLVRYPGGNFVSSYVWEEGVGPREDRPVRLELAWRSLEPNLVGTNEFMDWVAAIDSQPMLAVNLGTRGLDAACDLLEYCNHPGGTKWSDLRRSHGYEMPHNVPVWCLGNEMDGPWQIGQRPAGDYGILAAECAKAMRLIDPTIELVACGSSGPRMSTFPDWEETVLDRAYNSVDYISLHIYLRDEVGVQDLLVQSVEMDEQIKAVIAACDLVKARKRSQKTMMLSLDEWNVWYHNRETDKVLMRERPWQVAPPFGEECYSAVDAVAVGSMLLTLLRHAGRVRMACIAQIVNVLAPLMTETGGPMWKQTTWYPFAHASAFGRGELIYSSHSGPVIDTPRYGPQPAIESIVTRDPETATVTLFAINRSMEEAVPLALAMLGDDQLRLSETYRLTADDPAEANTAADPERVVPRAIPDATCADNRLTDNLPPMSWNVYRFVPVSAGAL, encoded by the coding sequence ATGCAGGAAGCGATGATTCGTGCCTATCTCGATGAGCCGGTCGCTTCGATCGATCCGCGCATCTACTCCGGATTCATCGAGCACCTGGGCCGTGGAATCTACGGAGGGATCTACGAACCGTCGCACCCAACGGCCGATGCGCATGGATTCCGCGGTGACGTTGTCGAAGCGCTGCGCTCGCTGAACATGCCGCTCGTTCGCTACCCCGGTGGCAACTTCGTCTCGAGCTATGTCTGGGAAGAAGGGGTGGGTCCGCGAGAAGATCGGCCGGTACGGTTGGAGCTCGCCTGGCGGTCGCTCGAACCGAACCTGGTCGGGACCAACGAGTTCATGGACTGGGTGGCGGCGATCGACAGCCAGCCCATGCTGGCGGTCAATCTCGGCACACGCGGCCTGGATGCCGCATGCGACCTGCTTGAGTACTGCAACCATCCTGGAGGGACGAAGTGGAGCGATCTCCGTCGCAGCCACGGCTACGAGATGCCGCATAACGTGCCGGTCTGGTGCCTGGGCAATGAGATGGATGGTCCGTGGCAGATCGGACAGCGACCGGCCGGCGACTACGGCATCCTTGCCGCCGAGTGCGCCAAAGCCATGCGCTTGATCGACCCAACGATCGAACTGGTCGCATGCGGGAGCTCCGGTCCGCGCATGTCAACGTTTCCGGACTGGGAGGAAACGGTTCTCGATCGCGCCTACAACAGCGTCGACTACATCTCGTTGCACATCTACTTGCGAGATGAAGTTGGTGTGCAGGACCTGTTGGTGCAGTCGGTCGAGATGGACGAGCAAATCAAGGCGGTCATTGCAGCCTGCGACCTCGTGAAGGCCCGCAAGCGAAGCCAGAAAACGATGATGCTGAGCCTCGACGAATGGAATGTCTGGTACCACAATCGGGAGACCGACAAGGTGCTCATGCGTGAGCGGCCGTGGCAAGTTGCGCCCCCGTTCGGGGAGGAGTGCTATTCCGCGGTGGATGCAGTCGCGGTCGGATCCATGTTGCTCACGCTGCTGCGTCATGCAGGACGCGTGCGCATGGCGTGTATTGCGCAGATCGTCAATGTGCTTGCCCCGCTCATGACCGAAACGGGTGGTCCGATGTGGAAGCAAACCACCTGGTATCCCTTCGCGCACGCGTCAGCGTTTGGGCGTGGCGAACTGATCTATTCATCGCATTCCGGGCCGGTGATCGATACCCCCAGATACGGACCGCAACCGGCGATCGAGTCGATCGTGACACGCGATCCCGAAACGGCGACGGTGACCCTTTTCGCGATCAATCGCTCGATGGAAGAGGCGGTTCCGCTTGCGCTGGCGATGCTTGGCGACGATCAGCTTCGACTTTCCGAGACCTACCGGCTGACGGCCGATGATCCCGCAGAAGCGAATACCGCGGCAGATCCCGAGCGTGTCGTTCCTCGCGCAATTCCAGACGCAACCTGCGCCGACAATCGGCTGACCGACAACCTTCCGCCGATGTCCTGGAATGTCTACCGATTCGTGCCGGTATCCGCAGGAGCGCTATAG
- a CDS encoding P1 family peptidase: MNERPRARDIGLRIGTLPTGTHNAITDVPGVTVGQVTVSFGDGQLRPGFGPARTGVTVVLPHPGNLFLDRVPAAFYQFNGFGKCVGIEQIEELGVLETPIALTSTLAVGRVADALISHAISENPEIGVSMSTVNPFVGECNDGFLNDIQGRHVRAEDVAAAIATASGGPVAEGAIGAGTGMSLFGYKGGIGTSSRVVPIDVGGWTVGVLVLANFGRKDALVIDGVPVGRLLNEETGPQVDKGSIVMVVATNAPLLDRQLRRLAKRAVLGMARTGSLGGNGSGDVVLAFSTAESVRSPYSGTGWTAPIELLAESGPEGSSAAIDALFQSVVEATEEAILNALFRAETTVGRDGHVRTALPLERVTAILSAHGRLAPEQ; the protein is encoded by the coding sequence ATGAATGAACGGCCCCGCGCGCGTGACATTGGTCTGCGCATCGGAACCCTTCCGACTGGGACCCACAATGCCATCACCGACGTGCCTGGAGTGACCGTCGGGCAGGTGACGGTTTCATTCGGAGACGGGCAGTTGCGCCCAGGATTCGGTCCCGCGCGAACTGGCGTGACCGTCGTTCTGCCGCATCCGGGCAATCTCTTTCTCGACCGGGTTCCGGCCGCGTTCTATCAGTTCAATGGGTTTGGCAAGTGCGTCGGAATCGAGCAAATTGAGGAACTGGGCGTCCTGGAAACGCCGATCGCTCTCACCTCGACCCTCGCGGTCGGACGCGTCGCCGATGCACTCATTTCCCACGCGATATCCGAGAATCCGGAGATCGGCGTTTCCATGTCTACGGTCAATCCATTCGTTGGTGAGTGCAACGACGGATTCTTGAACGATATCCAGGGTCGGCATGTCCGCGCCGAAGATGTCGCCGCGGCGATTGCCACTGCCAGCGGCGGACCGGTCGCCGAGGGCGCGATTGGCGCAGGGACAGGCATGTCCTTGTTTGGCTACAAAGGCGGGATCGGCACGTCGTCCCGTGTTGTCCCGATCGACGTTGGGGGCTGGACGGTCGGCGTCCTGGTTCTGGCGAACTTCGGTCGGAAAGACGCGCTGGTCATCGACGGCGTTCCGGTGGGCCGTCTGCTGAACGAGGAAACCGGTCCTCAGGTGGACAAGGGTTCGATCGTCATGGTGGTTGCTACGAACGCCCCGTTGCTCGATCGGCAGCTACGCAGGCTTGCAAAGCGGGCAGTGTTGGGAATGGCCCGTACCGGCTCGCTCGGCGGCAACGGCAGCGGCGATGTGGTGCTGGCGTTTTCGACCGCCGAGTCGGTTCGCAGCCCATATTCAGGTACAGGGTGGACGGCACCGATCGAGCTACTCGCCGAGAGCGGGCCAGAAGGTTCGAGCGCGGCAATCGACGCGCTCTTCCAGAGTGTCGTCGAGGCGACGGAGGAGGCGATCTTGAATGCCCTGTTTCGCGCCGAGACGACCGTCGGTCGTGATGGACATGTGAGAACGGCGCTCCCCCTGGAACGCGTCACGGCAATACTCAGCGCCCATGGGCGACTCGCCCCGGAACAATGA
- a CDS encoding Zn-dependent alcohol dehydrogenase — translation MRAAVQFEVPGQLEIVDLEVDDPGPREVLIQVAASGLCHSDLHFLEGKYHTDLPCVLGHEAAGIVLSVGRDVTYLRPGDHVITCLSSFCGTCAFCVTGRPYLCNRQGLERSPDEKPRLSFDGQRVNQFARLGAFAEQMLVHENSTVTITKEMPLDRAALVGCAVTTGVGAVTNTARIPLGATVAILGCGGVGLNAVQGAAMAGAGKVIAIDKLAWKLDLARQYGATDVVDASEEDAVEAVLNIVPGGVDYAFEAIGLKSAAEQAFRMLGKGGSAVIVGMIPEGEMIEVSGELLMGDGKSLLGSNMGSNRFRVDIPKYVAAYLAGDLKLDELVSRTISLDEVNDGYAALNRGEVARSVIVFDGVN, via the coding sequence ATGCGCGCAGCCGTCCAGTTCGAGGTTCCAGGCCAACTCGAGATCGTCGATCTCGAGGTAGACGACCCAGGACCTCGCGAGGTACTGATCCAGGTTGCCGCTTCTGGACTTTGCCACAGCGACTTGCATTTCCTCGAAGGGAAGTACCACACCGACCTCCCGTGCGTGCTCGGGCACGAGGCAGCCGGCATCGTGCTTTCCGTGGGACGAGACGTTACCTACCTGCGACCGGGCGATCACGTTATCACCTGCCTCTCGAGCTTCTGCGGAACATGCGCGTTCTGCGTCACGGGACGCCCCTACCTTTGCAATCGGCAGGGACTGGAACGATCTCCAGACGAAAAACCGCGGCTCTCGTTCGACGGCCAGCGGGTGAACCAGTTCGCGCGCCTCGGCGCGTTTGCCGAACAGATGCTGGTCCACGAGAACAGCACTGTGACCATCACCAAAGAGATGCCGCTCGACCGGGCCGCGCTGGTGGGCTGCGCGGTGACCACCGGTGTGGGGGCCGTCACGAACACCGCACGCATCCCGCTGGGAGCAACTGTGGCGATTCTCGGTTGCGGAGGAGTCGGGCTCAACGCGGTCCAGGGCGCCGCCATGGCCGGCGCCGGCAAAGTGATCGCCATCGACAAGCTCGCATGGAAGCTCGATCTGGCCAGGCAATACGGAGCCACCGATGTCGTCGATGCCTCGGAAGAGGACGCGGTGGAGGCGGTGCTGAACATCGTGCCGGGCGGAGTCGACTATGCGTTCGAAGCGATCGGGCTGAAGTCAGCGGCCGAACAAGCGTTTCGAATGCTCGGGAAAGGCGGCAGCGCCGTTATTGTCGGTATGATCCCCGAAGGCGAAATGATCGAAGTCAGCGGCGAACTGCTGATGGGTGACGGGAAGAGTCTGCTTGGTTCCAATATGGGTTCGAACCGCTTTCGGGTGGACATTCCCAAGTATGTTGCGGCTTATCTGGCTGGGGACTTGAAGCTCGACGAGCTCGTGTCGCGAACGATCTCGCTCGACGAGGTGAACGATGGCTATGCCGCGCTCAACCGCGGTGAAGTGGCGCGCAGTGTGATCGTGTTCGACGGCGTGAACTAG
- a CDS encoding cation:proton antiporter — protein sequence MEHSELVYDLALALAAAFAGGWVARRFGQPVLIGYLIAGILIGPNTPGYAADRERVPQLAELGVAFLMFGLGVEFSLSELLRVRKIVSLAGSIQIPFTIVLGIVVGLLSGWNIQASCLLGGAFAISSSIVTLTWLMSRGEVDSPQAHVALGLGVVQDLALVPMIALLPVLSNTGENVPLELLKSVGIATVALVLVIVLGTRLVPRILYAVARVESRELFLLVVVLIALGTALASQEAGLSLALGAFLAGLVVSESEYDRQVLSEIIPLRDLFATLFFVSIGMLVDPAYIASHVPQIAMFTSALVIGKMLIIGGALLAAGVNHTTATLVAVFMAQMGEFSFVLAGAGSEEHVIDDNQFGVIMATAVASILLTPLVVRMAPALVDLAARLPGVAAQELAIVGDEPPGEELKRHTIICGYGRVGTVLGDALDRRNFAYTVVEINPAIVRDLRRRGIHAVYGDAGNEPVLDHAGIRHARVLVVASVDLVATPAAIRYARKVNPSISIVTRAQAASEVELLRAAGANEIVQPEFEAGLECVRYVMRRYGVSAQETNAIVGRRRTAHYRAAVAGAPEESL from the coding sequence ATGGAGCATAGCGAGCTCGTCTACGACCTGGCGCTCGCGCTTGCGGCGGCGTTTGCAGGTGGCTGGGTCGCCCGCCGCTTTGGTCAGCCGGTGCTCATTGGCTACCTCATCGCCGGCATTCTCATCGGACCGAACACCCCTGGCTATGCGGCCGACCGTGAGCGCGTCCCGCAGCTTGCCGAGCTGGGCGTGGCCTTTCTCATGTTCGGTCTTGGCGTGGAGTTCTCGCTGTCGGAGCTCCTTCGCGTACGCAAGATCGTCAGCCTCGCTGGAAGCATCCAGATCCCCTTTACGATCGTGCTTGGCATCGTCGTGGGGCTTCTCAGCGGATGGAACATCCAGGCGTCATGCCTGCTCGGAGGCGCGTTCGCGATTTCCAGCTCGATCGTGACCTTGACCTGGCTGATGAGCCGGGGCGAGGTCGACTCTCCACAGGCGCATGTCGCGCTTGGTCTTGGTGTGGTGCAGGACCTGGCGTTGGTTCCGATGATCGCGCTCCTTCCTGTCCTCAGCAACACCGGTGAGAACGTGCCACTCGAGCTGCTCAAGTCGGTCGGCATCGCCACGGTGGCTCTGGTGCTCGTGATCGTGTTGGGGACGCGGCTCGTCCCTCGGATTCTCTATGCCGTAGCTCGGGTGGAATCTCGAGAACTATTTCTGTTGGTCGTGGTGTTGATCGCGCTGGGCACTGCGCTGGCAAGCCAGGAAGCAGGGCTATCGCTCGCCCTTGGCGCATTCCTCGCCGGATTGGTCGTTTCAGAGTCGGAGTATGACCGTCAGGTCCTGAGCGAGATCATCCCACTCCGCGACCTGTTCGCGACGCTCTTTTTCGTTTCGATTGGCATGTTGGTCGACCCTGCCTACATTGCGTCGCATGTGCCGCAGATTGCTATGTTCACCTCGGCGCTGGTCATCGGAAAGATGCTCATCATCGGCGGCGCGTTGCTGGCTGCAGGGGTGAACCACACCACAGCGACGCTGGTGGCCGTTTTCATGGCGCAGATGGGCGAGTTCAGCTTCGTTCTGGCGGGCGCCGGCTCGGAAGAGCATGTCATCGACGACAACCAGTTCGGGGTCATCATGGCGACCGCGGTTGCCTCGATTCTGCTCACACCGTTGGTCGTGCGGATGGCGCCGGCATTGGTCGACCTGGCTGCGCGACTTCCGGGTGTCGCGGCGCAGGAGCTGGCAATCGTCGGCGATGAGCCGCCCGGCGAGGAACTGAAGCGGCACACGATCATTTGCGGATACGGCCGGGTCGGCACGGTGCTCGGAGATGCGCTCGACCGCCGCAACTTCGCCTACACCGTGGTCGAGATCAATCCGGCGATCGTGCGAGATTTGCGGCGGCGCGGCATTCACGCAGTCTATGGTGATGCCGGCAATGAACCGGTGCTCGACCACGCCGGTATCCGGCATGCTCGCGTGCTGGTCGTCGCCTCGGTCGATCTGGTTGCCACCCCGGCGGCTATCCGCTATGCCCGCAAGGTCAATCCGTCGATCAGCATTGTCACCCGCGCGCAGGCGGCAAGCGAGGTGGAGCTGCTGCGGGCTGCCGGCGCGAACGAAATCGTTCAACCCGAGTTCGAAGCCGGGCTGGAGTGCGTTCGCTATGTCATGCGGCGCTACGGCGTTTCCGCCCAGGAGACCAACGCCATTGTCGGGCGCCGCCGCACCGCGCACTATCGGGCAGCGGTCGCAGGTGCGCCTGAGGAATCCCTATAG